Below is a genomic region from Apodemus sylvaticus chromosome 14, mApoSyl1.1, whole genome shotgun sequence.
TGCTGTGTTATGATACTAATGTACTTTGCTGCAGGCATAGCGGTGGGTTTAATTATGGATACCATGCagagttgtggtgtgtgtgtgtgtgtgtatgtgtgtgtgtgtgtttctttctcgCTACTTTTCTAAAATCTGAAAGTGCAAATTCCAACACTCATTCGTCCCCACAATTTTCAGAAAGGGGATTATGGACTTGCAATATTCAGTTCCTAAACTAGTGTGTGCACTAGTACTTTTGAGCTTAAATGAAGTTTGATTAATATGAGGCacttaaaaataagaaacttCTCCACAGCCAGCCCTTGTGACCTTGAGGCCTTGGGGAATAAAATGGATGATTCAGTCCTTAGACTGAGGAGCCAAAAGGTTTCCTTAATTGTTCTCTTAAGGTTGTAGTAATTGCTCTGTGGTCAGGCCAATAAATCTGAGATAAATGAAACATTATTCTGTCAGTTAAAATTGTCCCTATTACGATCCTAGAAGATGCTTCTGTGAGTCCCCAACTCCCACCCCCTTCAGCTATGTACTTTTATCATCTGTGTCTCTTTGGTtatgtttaacatttttttaaagtgtcacatcagttgttttttaataattattatttagttGCAAAAGCATTCATAAATACTTTGAAAGTtgtgaaaagaaaatttacaagTCACACACGAACAGCACCAAAGCCACCTTCAGTCTAAAACCCATCACTTTGAAAAGCAAACTGCACTGCCAGCACCAAAGGGGTGGCCTAACCCCCAGCAAGAAACCAGTGGGTGCGAAAGCGTCTGCGTTAGACCAGAAGGCAATGGGGAGTGATGGACTTAGTGTGTCTCAACTTCGTCGGGCTCAGGTGTGCCAGCAAGGCATCTGTGAGAAACAAAAGATGCTAGGGCGTACGGGAGGGGATGCATGGCAGCTCTGGAGGTCAGAAGGAAAGTGGGGTGCTCCGACTTGTAATGATAGGTCAAATCTGGGTAAAGACAGAAGCTGGATAAAGGACTAACAGAACATAAGGACAGGAAGGACAGAGTTCCAGCTCTCTAGAAGCTCTGTTTAATGGCTGACATTCTAACAGGAGACTTGTGTTGCAACAGTGGAGAATTACAGCCCCTGGGAAAGCAAGGCAAGGGGCTGACCTTCAAGCCTTGTCTTGAAAGACAGGTAATTTATCTGTTCAGAACAGATAAATTAGATTTGTTTTAATTCtataagtctgtgtgtgtgtgtgtgtgtgtgtatgttgtgtgtgtgtgtgtgtctgcacattcacaagttcactgtgtgtgtgtgtggggggggtgtccatgagtgcaggtgcctgcacaGGACAAAAGAGTACATTGGATCTCCTGCAGCTGAAGTTGAGGCCCCTGTGAATCACCCAACATGAGTGCAGAGAAATGAACccagatcctttgcaagagcagcgtATCCTCTTACGTGCTGGGCCGGGTCTCTAGCCCAGATCAGATGTGATTTGAAGTTACAGCTCAGAACAGATACATTGTAGTAATCTGTGTATTGTCATTGCAGGCGAATCAAACATTCCTTCTGGAACAGCACAGAGTGGGAAAACCTTACAGAGCAAGAGTCAGTTTAGGACCATTGCACCAAAAATTGTGCCTAAAGTCCTAACATCCAGAGTGCTACCCTACCCTTCCTCGCTTTCTGACCAAGGGAGTCTGGCTCTAACATCCAAGCCTCTGGGCATGCCCACCCAGAACTATGCTCTGATGCAGGTGGCCGGCCAAGAGGgggcattttcttttgttgctttgcCAAATGTTACCTCAGCCCAGCCACTTCAGAAGCCCAGAATGTCCATACATGAAAACCTTAAACTGCCTATTCCTCGATACCAACCACTAAGTAGCAAAGGATTAAGAAAGAAACAGGACCTGAGCTCTCCCAAGGGTGGCTCCAGTGACCCTCCTGGCCCAGCCCAACTATGTCATTTGACTCCTCCCCCACAAGCCCATCCTGAGCTGCCTCACAAACATAGCCCATGGAAGCAAATGCCTACTTTGAACGCTTCTCCCACCAACATCAACATAGCTACACTGACCAGTGGTGTTGGCCAAGGAGATTTGAGTCCCCTAGTGACCAACAGCTGTGGAGATCTTGAGTTTCCTGCCATCCGAGCATACACTACAGAGGACTGTTCTTCCCCACAGAGCCTCCCAGCAAGTATGCAGAAGGCAGGTTGTGCCAGGAAGGAGGTACCCACtatgcctgctgctgctggtgaagACCTCAAAGAACAGGTAGCTCCTGCACATCCTGTCTTCAGCAGTGCACTTCAGGTGGTCTCTGTCGTACCCAAGGATAAACTGCCCATCCCGCCCTTCCCAAGAGTGAAAACCACAGAGGTGGGCAAAGTGGAACCAGATGCTGAAAATGCAGAATTGTCTTCATCTGGATGCAGAGCAAACTGTGATGAGAGACTGTCTATCCTAGAAGGGTTCGATGTAGCCACGGAGACAGCCAGCAAGATTCCTGCTCTGCATGTGTCTAAGCAGAGTGCATGTGAAAGTGCTTTCTGTCCTGTCACCAAATTAGATCTCAGCCACAAGGCAAAACCCAGCAGTGGGATAAAGAGAAGGGCAAGAAAATGGAAAGTGCCAGATGAGATTCTAGCATtgcaggggaagaggaggaaatgcaTTCTTGGTATGTGTGGAGATAGCATGGAGAGGGCAAGGAACAGTCCCCAAGAAGCCAGAGACCAGAAGCCCAGGGCTGCTTCGAGAAAGTATCGTAGCATCATGCCCAAGCCTGTCATTGTCCTGTCTGCTTTGGCACCCCTGGCATCTCCTGCCACTGTGCTGTCTCAGGCTCCCAGCTGCCTAGGTCAAGATGTTCTCAATAATGCCCTGCCTCCAAAATGTCTTGGGTCCAAGCAAAGTGACAGCCTTGCCCCAAAGCCCAGCTCTGCACTCAGAAATGGATTCTCTGGCATTAAGAAGCCCTGGCACATGTGTCCAGTCTGCAACTACCACTTCCAATTCAAGCACCACCTTCTAGaccacatgaatacacacaccaaCAGGCGGCCTTATAGTTGTGGGATTTGTCGCAAGACCTATGTGCGTCCCGGCAGCCTGAGTGCACATATGAAACTTCACCATGGTGACAATCGCCCCAAGAAACTAGTGTGCTGTGAATTTTGTGCCAAAGTATTTGGTCATGTCCGAGTCTATTTCGGCCATCTGAAGGAGGTACACAGGGTTGTAATCAGCACAGAGCCCTCCCCCAGTGAACTGCAGCCAGGAGACACACCAAAACACAAGGACAGAGATCCCGCCATGCAAGGACCTGACTGCTCACTGGAGAGGTAAGTGCTCATGGGAGGGCAGCTGACAGGAAAGTCTATTGTGCTTTGAAAAGATTAAGATTCAGAAAACTCATCAGGAggagtggtgcacacctatatAGTGCCAGCACTTGGCAGCAAGAGACAGCAAAGTCAGAAACTTAAGGTCAGACTAGGCTGTgcgagaccctggctcaaaaacaacagcaatagcaaTATCTTTATCATAGGTAAAATAAGCCACCTCTCCCACCCCCTCAGTTCTGTGAAAAATGACCCCATTTCTTGTTGGTTTCTTGTTGGTCACAGTGCTCAGTCACAACTACTCAGACTTGTGTAAGTCAAGGCACAAATTCTAGTTTGGAGTATGTTGGAAATAGTTAGGTGACAGATTATTTTTgtgtctaaaaattaaaataatagattaTTATATATAGCTTTTAGTAGTCGCTATAAAATAGTTCCCCCAAATTATTGTTTGCAGAATTCTTACCTACCCAGCATTATCTACCTCATGTGCTGTGTGAGGCTACCCCCCTCACCAGGCCCTGAGGTGCTCCAGCTCACCCCCCACATGTGTCTTTCGTTACCTGACAAGCCAAATTAACTTTTTCCTATGTCTTTCTGTTTTGTAAGCACTGCTCcttgacattatttttaaaaaaacaaaaccaaaaacgaAAAACAAGCTCTGTAATCTGGAAGCTGACAGGGCAGGCACTTGAGCAGTAATGACCAGGGCAGTGCCCATAGTGTGGCCCACGCACGCACAGCTCCGGTGACTGAGGAGTGAGAAGGCAGCCCTGTCCAGGACCTTGGCTTCTTTGCTCCTTGTTTTTATTGCTCCAGTTGCTCtaaatattttctgttctgtATTATGATGAATAAAAACAAGCCGCCTGCCCAGCTTTTCCTGTCTCTCGGCTCGCCTTAAATCAGTAGTTCTTCCTGATGGGGTTGttcccgggtttcagcaccaatgaagggggcataaaaagagagaggagaggggtttagggagtgtggcacagcggtgtgggggaagggggtgcctaggtgggaccatgcccaggcacctcttccccctgagggaccacacgcacacagacatggtatagaatagagtttattcagggtaggggatgggagttagagaggcagagagaaagagagagagagagagagagagagagagagaaagagagagagagagaggagagagagagagaagtggaggtggccatgaccacatagagagaggggcagagaggtgagagtgccaagaggcaagagagattagagagaggaggggcaagcagccccttttatagtgggccaggtctatggggcagggcatacctggccgtttgccaggtaagtgtggggtggagcttagacagaatcctaacacttcCCATCTCCACTAATGTGCCTTTCCCTAATGTGCCCTCCATGTGCTTAGACCATCCTGAAATAAGATGCTGGGACTTccctaatgggggggggggcagaagagTGGGGCATCTCCAGCAGTGCCACAGGGGACCTTGGCAGCTCCTGTCTTGTTACCTAATCTTCCTGTTGTGTACATCTGTGGTACCCAGGGAGCTGGTTCACTAGGGGGATGCAGGACTCCTCTGAAATGGTCCCTGGTGTTCTGAAAGCTGCACGGCTCTGTGAGTGACTCCGTGAGTGGCCTGTGTTCTCTGCAGAGGCTCTACAGAGCTCTGTACAGTCCCTGCCTTCCTAGCATGGTGTTTTATATCCCTCAATGCCAAGACCCGGCAGCAAGAGATCCAGTTGCTTTTTTCTAGTATATCTTACCTAGACTATTTCTCCATTTCCAGGGAAACCAAGTCAAGTTTGGAAGAAGATTTCCTTCTAAACCAGGCAGATGAAGTCAAATTGCAAATCAGGTGTGGCCGTTGCCAGATCACTGCTCAGTCTTTTGCTGAAATAAAGTTTCACTTGCTTCATGTTCATGGGGAGGAAATTCAAGGCCGGCTGCAAGAAGCAATGCTGCCAGGCGGCAGATCTGATGGCCCCCACCTGCAGCggcacacagagagaagggatCAGATGAAGCCCTACGCCTCCATGGAGGGCTCTCCAGCATTCCCTAGAGCGAAAAGACACCCAGCCCCTCCTGAGAACAGAGAGGAGGCTGGCCAGTGGGGGATGACTGGCCCGCAGCACCCAGCCAGGCGTCTCTGGTCCCGCGCAGGCTTTAACTGCCTGCTCTGCGCTCAGATGCTCGGGAGGAAGGAGGACCTGCTTCTTCACTGGGTGCACCAGCACAACTGTGAGGACCCCACCAGACTTTGGGCTCTTCTGGGAACCTTCTCTAACCAGGGAGCTTCTGAGCTCCCCAGTGAAGCAAGGCTGTGACCTGAGGCCGTCCTGCCCAGCCGAAGGGATGCTGTGCCACCTGTCTCACTGTCTGTGCTGTTAGCATTTAACCGGAAGGATCCAGTacgccagggccagggccagggtaCAGAGGAAATGTTTGtgtgtagttttattttcttaagaaataaaatatgtggCCTGGAtgctttttttaaacatatgtcTCACTTTAAAATTCCATGCATTCTCCAATATCGTAGACtacttaataataaatatatcaaaattaggaaattgaaatgtaaagaatattgTTCTCAATTGCAAGCTTTcgagtatgtgtgttttgtgtgtgtgtgtgtgtgtgtgagagagagagagagagagagagaaagagagaatggaaatatatgtacatgtgttcttATGTTGATGctatttgattatatttattaaCAGTTAATTCTGTAGCTGTGGAATGTCCCAACTGTAGTATAAAGTTACATGATAAAGTTGACATTTATTGGTCTCTGGCTTATTTGCATATGCTCTAGAACAGTCTTTTTAAAAGTGTACACTCTACCGTAACATAAAATCTGTTTTCAAGAcgcattttcttaaaatttttgttgttttcttaaatGTGCAGTGCTTTGAAGAGTTGCCATCAAGTCTTCTAGTGTTCTTTCtcaaaataataggaaaaaatagatacttcagctaataaaaaaaaatctacttgctCGGTAGAAAGTTATTTTCAGGAAGTCTTTGTGACTGGAAAATGTACAACCCAGAGAGTTATTTTCTGAGCAGAGGGGTCTCAGCTCCATGCACGTGGCAAGTCCTATTCTGTTTGCCAGGCACAGGCTTGAGAAAGTTCCCAGAAATGGAGAAAGATTTGAATGGATAAGCTACTAAGTCTTGTATCACTTTTTAAGCATCTAGCTGTTCATAGGCACCTTGTGGCTGTATCAGTGCAAGGAGGAGACTCTTAGTGCTAACAGTTTTGCAAACCTGTGTAAGAGATCTGGTTTGGAGTCCCACAAGCATGTTGCCATGATTTATCCATTGATCACCCTCAACTCAGCTTCAGAGAGATCACAGCAGCCCCCCCCCAAGTGTTCGATGCTTTTAGACCCTTCTGTTAGGTGACAGTGTGAATACCTGTCCCACTCAATAATTTTGCTAGTTTTTAAGAATAAGTATTATAAAGATTATAAAACCTATAATCTATCAAGAATACCATTTAAGCTCAAACTCTGAAATGATTCGTAGACCATCCAGTCCCTGAGGTACAAAGCAGGATTTCAGAAAAGCTGGCCTATTGGCCAAGAGCAAAATGGTCATTCTGGTAGATGCATACCTCACAGGCAGAGCTGAGTTTGGTAGCACTTTGTACAGCTCCCACTCAGCCACAAGCCCTTGATGTAGAGATGAACAGTCTCTGGAAATAGGTGGCAAGCTGTGCGAAGAGAATAGAGGTGAGCAGAAGGCATGCCTAGCGCCACATTTTTTTCCAGAATGTGTTTCAGGGCAGCAGCTGAAGTTGCTGGCACCAATTCATGGCATAGAGGGACTGGGGTCACCCACAGGGTATCTCTAAGACTCTTCGCCCTGGGGACATAGCTTCACTGGTAGAGTGCAGGATCCTGGGTTCAAGCTTTTGAAGAGGGGAAGAAGCACACTTACGAATGCGAAGGTAGGCACTCCAGATCTGCCCTTTCCCTGTACCCGCCCCTTGGCCCACCTCTGCTGAAGCTGTTGTCTTAAGCACACACCACCCAGATGCTGGTTTGAGACCATTAGCCTCTTGAGGACAGGAAGGATCCCTTGTCAGCCTGGAGTCACACAAAAGCTCATGCTATGCAGGAAATAGCACACAGATCATTGCTAGGGGAGGAAATGTGTCTACATCAGCTAAATGTAAATTTGTcgctttgcattttttttttaataaagtgcCAAGCCTGTACGTAGCTAGGACGGCTTTGAGGCAAATTGGGTCTTCATCCTAGCactttaattttgttaatgtCTTTGCTTCTCAGAAAACTGTCCCAAAGCCAgactttccccccttttcttttggcCGTAAATTATTTCTGAGAGTTAGAGCATCTTCTGATCTGTTTTATTACTTGTCATGTTTATTCCCGTCCTTTTGTTGCACTCGCTGGCTCTCTGGAGCTCCTCCTGGTTTAGCCCACCCTCCTCTGCAGAACTGTTCCTCATATGAAAGGATGTCTCTTCATCTGCACACAGTAAATAACTGAGCCAGGGTGTGCTCCGCGGCCGGAACTCTCTGGCTCCAAACTGCAGGCTCCTCCTCTCCCAGCTGCACGGCTCCAGTGACACGATTGTTGGCAATAAATGTTGCCCTTGGTTTATTTACTAAGAGTCTCCAATCTCTTGGAGCTTGGACGGGGCTGCTCTATTCAAGTGCCTACATGCTTTGTTCTGTGCATGTTTTAtagagtcttcttttttttactGGGCTCCTGAGAACAAGAGGATTTGTCGGGTTTAACAGCATAGGGTTTCAGATTCAAGTCCTGCTGGACAGGCAGCAGTTGATCCAGGCTTTGGTGCTGGCTTATGCCCCTGAACTGTCTCCAGGAGTGTGACTTCAGGGCGAGACTTCTCATGCTTACCCTGGACCATGGTGGTTCCATCATGAGACCACAAGCCCTCTTTCTCGGGTGTATGGTGGACTCAGGGTCAGGGTGCAAGCACTGTTTGGGGAACACATCACAGTGACCACAGAGGACTTGTTGAAATGCCTCAGTATACTGTTTAACCTTAGGAAGCTGTGGGGAAAACCAGAGATAGCAGCTAAAAGTGGTATCACAACCCCTTGTTCTAGGCTTCATGTAAAGTTAAGCAGGTTCCAGTCCCAAATGCCCCCATTTCTGTTAGCCGTTAACAATAGGTCATGTTATTTTTGAGAGACCAAATACCTATTCAGTAGTCAAACTTTTTTAAGAACCTTTCTCATTAGGCATGAATTGACTCCATACCAAAAGGCTGACACGGAGAACTCAAGTCTGCAAGCCTCAACAGAGACATGGCAGAAAGGGCAGTCTAATCCATTGTCACCTAAGTGTCAGGGTCAGTGCACAGAGATGACCCAATGCACAGATGTGACCCAAACACAGGTACTACCAACCACCCTGAGGCTCTGGCTTAGGGTAAATGTAATGATGTGTGCCTCCACTACCCTGTCAGCAATGAAGCACCTTTGTGACATTTGTCATGGGATATATGGAGCCAAGCTTTGACAATGACGATACCCAAAAAAGTTACCTCTAGTGCCATGAAATCTGACTTTCACGGGTGCTTGTTTTTGAGTCACGGTACCAGGCATCAATCCAAAGCCCCAGCACATGCAAGGCAAATATGCTGCCTCTCACACGCAGGCAGTCCAGTCCAAACAGTGTTTGCAGAAGGAACAGGGCAACAGTGTAACATCATGATGTGACTGAGGAACTTGTTGACAATAATGAGTCCAGTCTGGCACTGGGAGGCTAGACCCAGTGTCTAGACAGGAAAATGTCATGGATATGTTGATCTACCATTAATAGAAAGAAATTGgacaacataaaatttaaaaggcaaagaCCCTTTGATCCAAGAATCCCACTTCTAAGAGTCAGTATGTGAGGACCCAGGTGAACAACTGGTCCCTGAATTTTTGTTTATAAGTGAAAGACTAGGTACAACTCATCAGAATGGGCTAAAAAAGTGTTACAGTACTACGTATAATAGAATACTATGTacattagggttctctagagggacagaacttatagaatgaatgtatatatacatatatatgtttatgtgtgtatatatccatATAGACATTCtagaagtatatatacatatattatacatatgtgtgtgtatatacatatatatgtatatatacactgagagaagggatttattagaatggcttacagcaGTGGTTCTTACCCTGTTATGACCACATCAAATATTCTACATATATCAGACATTTACAGTAGGGTTTATAATAGTAGCAAACTtaattatgaaatagcaatgaagtaattttatggttgggagtcatcacaacatgaagggttgcagcattaaggCTGAGAACTACTAGTTTATAGGCTATGGTTCAACTAGATCAACATTGGCTTGCTACCAACAAGAAGGTAGAATCCAATAGtagaggctggatgtctcagccgGTCTCAGGTGTACAATGGAATGATGAAGCAGGCTCTAACATTGGTGAAGGAATGAACGTGCCAATGAGAGCAAGCTTCCTTTCTTTGGTATAGGCTGCCAGCAGACGCTGTGGCCTACATTAAAGGtagatcttcctgtctcaaagAGCTAGTTTAGAAATGGGACATTCCACTTAAATGtcttaagacaaaaaaaaatccctcacaggtgtgcccagccaCTTAGGTATTAGTTAATTCCAGATTAGTGAAGTCGAAAGCAAGAATAGCTACCACACTGTCCTTTGGAGTAAAAGATTGAGATAGCCCATCACATGTTAAAATATGTGGGAAAGAAGCATGCATATGGGGTTCCTATTTggttaatgtaatattttaatatctgaaaatATGATGCATGCATGTTTTGACCAGTCATCTCCCTCTCCTACCTTCTCTTGAATTATGCCCTAGCCCCTCCAAGCTCATGTTCCCCCTCTGTTTCTCACAGCCCACCAAGTCCCGTTTGTGCTGCACATGTGCGCATGGCTGTGTGCTCCTCTACTGAAGTATGGTCAGTCCGCCaggggccacacccttaaagacaTCACCTCTTTCCCATAGGAGCCATCAGCTCGCCCATACCCCCTTGGCCACTGCCGAGCCTTTCCCGGCTCCATGCTGGAGTGTTGGCTGGCTTGACCATGAGCTTGTGAGCGCAGTGGCCCTGTCATGTCCAAGGGTTTTGGTCTATTCTtccccagcttctggctcttCCAGACTACCCCATCTTCCAAGATGATTTCTGAGCTCTGTGGAGAGGGGAATGCTATTAGATGTCCAGTGTGTCCTGAGCACCTCATGGCCACTTAATGTCTGCGCTCTGACCACTTGTGAAATTCTGGGTCAACTGTACAAAGAACCTCTGATGACATGAGAGCTGTGCTTATCTGTGAGTGTAGACATACGAAGTCAGGGGGCAGTTTGTCTCTAAGCTCATTTAATATAAAAGTAGTAGGCTTACCTTTTGGGCCTATGAGCTCCCCAAACATGGGGTCTTGACCAGATTTACAGCACCAGGCAAGTGTTAAGACTCTCAAACAGGTCTTAAGTCCAATCAGAAAGCATTCTGTTATCCCATGACATTCACGTGACTGTCGCACCCTGCATGCCTCTCCACTCAAGTCATTATTGTCACTCAAAATGTTCACAGCTGGGTAGAGCTGTGGGCTTTTCTTCGCCAGTGACCTGCAGGTAGCAACTTCCAGTATCCTGTAAGCTTGCTATGGGACGCTCCCGTGTCAGTACCAGCTTGAGATTTTCATGTCCTATGCCAGATTTGCATTCTTAAATGGAGGAAAAAATACATATAGGCCTAATTTACACAGAAAATTTACAGAGGGTGACTTCAGGAAAGGAGTTCCAGGAGGTGGGTGGAGGATACATAGTCTCTTTGTGGGAatgtttttgctatttttttaattggaaaaaaaaaaaaaactagctttAGGGGCTGGAAGATGGCATAGTGGGCAAAGTCCTTAATATGGAAGCATGGTGAGTTGAGTTTGGATCCTCAACACTTAAAAAAAAGTGAGGCACGGTGACGTATGTCTTTAACTCCAGCGCTGAAGGAGTGGGAACAGATCCCAGGGCCTCAGACGTTAGCTAGTCCAGCCTGTCAGTGAGCTCCGAGCTCACGGAGAAGCCCTCAGATAATGAGGAGGATTAGACTGAGCAGGGCAGCCAGCGTTGACCTCTAGCCACTACACGTGCATGTACAgatgacacacactcacacacactcacacacacacacacacacactaaagccTACTGTGAAAAGATAGAAACCACTTCCCTTGACTGGAGGTTAACACTACAGTCATCTTTGAGGCAGACCCCAGCACAGTTCTGAAGTGAGGAATTCACTTGCTAGCAAGCTGCGTTTTCCCACCTGAGGTCACTGCGTGACTGTCCCACAGAGAACAACCCATAAGAAAGCCAGATTGTTTAACCCAGCACACACAGCTTTTGCTTCATAAAAGTAGCGCATACTACTGACACTCTAACCTGCGTCACTGGTCTGGGTGGCTAGGCTGCTCCAGGTGGACGTTAGGATCCACTGCTGGGCGACTACAGTGTGATAAATGCCACAGGCCTTGGCCTGCTGCCCTCTTCCTAGGCAGCATGGCCTCTCCAGGCTCTTTGATCCTCAGGTTCCTGCTGTTGGGGCCTCCTGGGTAACTTTTACAGACTTGCAGGTTAGGCTCAGCAGAATCAGGGTACCTATGGCTAACAAGCCTTTGGCGCCCCTGCTTTACAGTGCCCTGGGCATCCCTACTATGCCATGCTGTGTGCATCTGTGAAGCCATCCCTTGAGGACTGTCCCACCTGGTAGCAGTTGCCAGCTCTGGATGGGACTTGAAATCATCTCTCATCCTAAGGTGAAATGGCATGGCAGAAAGCCATCCAGAGAACACAGGGACTCTGGCACTTAGGTCCACagcctctcttctctgctttacAAAGGAAGCCACCCCTGACCCCTGAGCCCGGCAAGTTTTAAGCAGATGGGCCTGCCTCTCTCCTCCAGCTTTGCCTTAGGCTGAGTGTCCTGCTACCAGGCCAGCAGGGCCGCAAAGGCAGAACGGAATGTGTTTGGAGAAGAGGTCGCT
It encodes:
- the Znf438 gene encoding zinc finger protein 438, coding for MRNSSSVPPKDQGESNIPSGTAQSGKTLQSKSQFRTIAPKIVPKVLTSRVLPYPSSLSDQGSLALTSKPLGMPTQNYALMQVAGQEGAFSFVALPNVTSAQPLQKPRMSIHENLKLPIPRYQPLSSKGLRKKQDLSSPKGGSSDPPGPAQLCHLTPPPQAHPELPHKHSPWKQMPTLNASPTNINIATLTSGVGQGDLSPLVTNSCGDLEFPAIRAYTTEDCSSPQSLPASMQKAGCARKEVPTMPAAAGEDLKEQVAPAHPVFSSALQVVSVVPKDKLPIPPFPRVKTTEVGKVEPDAENAELSSSGCRANCDERLSILEGFDVATETASKIPALHVSKQSACESAFCPVTKLDLSHKAKPSSGIKRRARKWKVPDEILALQGKRRKCILGMCGDSMERARNSPQEARDQKPRAASRKYRSIMPKPVIVLSALAPLASPATVLSQAPSCLGQDVLNNALPPKCLGSKQSDSLAPKPSSALRNGFSGIKKPWHMCPVCNYHFQFKHHLLDHMNTHTNRRPYSCGICRKTYVRPGSLSAHMKLHHGDNRPKKLVCCEFCAKVFGHVRVYFGHLKEVHRVVISTEPSPSELQPGDTPKHKDRDPAMQGPDCSLERETKSSLEEDFLLNQADEVKLQIRCGRCQITAQSFAEIKFHLLHVHGEEIQGRLQEAMLPGGRSDGPHLQRHTERRDQMKPYASMEGSPAFPRAKRHPAPPENREEAGQWGMTGPQHPARRLWSRAGFNCLLCAQMLGRKEDLLLHWVHQHNCEDPTRLWALLGTFSNQGASELPSEARL